CCGATCACCGTCGGATGGTCGTACCCGATGTGAAGCATCACGAAGTCCTGGATGTTGGTCAGACGTCCGATGCGGATCTCCTGGCTCTCGGCGCGCAGGACCGCGTTCGGCCACAGCGACGATCCGCGGCCGATCGCAACCTTGCCGTAGATCTGCGCCGACGCGGCGATGCGAACGCCCGGGAAGCGATCGTCGATCTTCGAGTTCATGCGCACTGCGATGCCGCAGCCGCGCCGTGTTCGCAATGGCCCGCCGGTGCGAAACGAGCGCGACCGTTGCGTGGGGCCTGCTGACGATGGCCGACTCCTCGTTCCGGCCGCCCGCGTGGCTGCCTCACGTCGCGTCGGTCGCCGTCGCGACGGTGATCTTCACGCTGATCTACGATCCGTTCCATGCCAGCGCACTGTCGTTCCTTGCGCTTACGCCGGTCGTACTGGTGTTCGCCGATCCGCGCATTCCCTGCACGCTTCGCCGCGCGGCGCTGTGCGGCTTCGCGTTCGGGCTTTGCGCGTCGATGGCGATCGTCGGTCCGTGGATGTTCGCCGCAGCCGTCGACTACTTCGACCGCAGCGGCGTGTGGTCGTTCTCGTTCACGCTCGCGATCAACGCGCTTTACGTCGCGCTGTTCTACGTTCCCGCATTCACCGCCATACGGCTGCTTTCGATCACGCCGCCTCTGGTGCGGATCTTCGGTGCGGGGTCGGTCTGGATCGCGCTCGAAGCGTTGCGCGCGGCCGATCCGGTCGGGAACGCATGGGCTCTGCTCGGGCAGGGCCTGATGGGGATTCCGCTGATTCGCGAAGCGGCGGCGTTCGGCGGCGTGTGGCTGCTCGGCTGGATTGCGGCGATCTGCGGCTCGGCCATCGGCGTGGCGCTTCAGCCCGACCTCGGAACGCGCGATGTGCTGCGCAGCACGCGCATCGTGGTCGCGGCTCCGCTGTTGCTCGCGCTGCTCGGAATCATCGCCCGCTACGGAGATCGCTCGTTTGCGCCGCTGCAGCCGCTGCGGGTTGCGATCGTGCAGGCCGAAATCCCGAGCCGCGACGTATGGGATCCCGCCAAGCGCATGGAGCACTGGGACAGCTACGTGTCGGCAACCGAATCGCTGGTTCCTGGAACCGTCGACGTGGTCGTATGGCCGGAAAGCGCCGCACCGTTTCTGCTCGACGCCGACGCTTCGGCGCGCGCGCGTCTCGTCGAGCTTTCGACGAAGCTCAACGCGGCCATCCTGCTCGGCGCCCCGCGGACGCAGCCGACATCGACCGGCCGCGCGGCGCTGCTGAACAGCGTGTACTTCTTCTCGCCGGGAATTCCCGACCCGAAGACGTACGACAAGCGGCGCCTGCTCCCGTTCGTCGAACGTGCGCCGGTCGCGGCCGCGGGCGAGCGCGAGACGGTCGAATACACGGCCGGCGCACTGCCGGTCCTGTTCGATGTGCACGGCTGGCAGCTCGCGCCGCTGCTCTGCTTCGAAGCGATCTATCCGGAGTATTCGCGCGCCGCCGTCCTTGCCGGCGCACATCTGCTCGTCAACCTGTCCAACGATGCATGGTTCGCCGGCGGCGCCGGCCCCGAGCAGCACTTTGCGATGAGCTCGCTCGCGACGGTCGAGTTCCGGCGCTCGATGGTGCGTGCCGCAAACGGCGGAGTCTCCGGCGCGATCGGCCCGGACGGAGCCGAAATCGGCTACACGATTCACCGGCAGAAAGCGGTTCGGATCTTCCAGATTCCGACTCCGCCACGAACGATCACGATGACCGCCGAGCGTGGCGACATCATCGCGTGGATTGCCGGAGCGGTCGCGCTGCTGTGCCTCGCGCTGTCACTGCGCCCGGCTCGCTCCGGATAGCCGCCGCCGCTTCAGCCTTCGCGCGGTGGGATCAGCAGGTGCGAGACCTTGTGCAGGAAAGCCATCTGCCGTGAGAGCCCTTCTTCGGAAACCGGATCGACGCCGAAGACCTGATGGACGAGCGGTGCCATCGCGAAGTACCCGACAATGAGATTCTGAAACCCGAGCAGCAGCAGCGGCAGCTCGTGCTCCGGCCACAGCTCGGCTGCACGGCTTGCGCGAAGCACATCGATGCCGCGCTGGTAGACGGGTTCGAACCACCGGCCGGCGATGCGCGCGATGCGCTCGCCGCCCGCCAGTGTTTCGTAGTGGATCAGCTTGGCGAGGTTGGGGCTCTGCGCGAAGTGCCGCACGACCTGGTCGATGGCCTGATCGTCATCGTCGCGCGTGCGCTCGCCGACCAGCAGGTCGGACAGCATCTTCAGGACCGGCGTCAGGCCTCGATCGAGAACCGCTTCGTAGAGCTCTTCCTTGCCGGCGAAGTGGTTGTAGAGGCTGGCGGGATTCAGGCCCACGCGCGCGGCGATGTCCCGCACCGGGGCGGCCCCGAGGCCCTTCTCGGCGAACACCTGCTCAGCCGCATCGAGGATGCGCTCCCGGGTCGTACGGGCATCGGCCGTGTCCAAAGCTTCGTTAATCATCCGTCGGGTGCCCTTTTCGGCCGATTGAGCCCATCGAGGCCTTGCCGCGCCGTGTAAAACCTGTTAGCCAACAAACGTTCGTTCATGGCGCGTCATTCATCCAGACCCGGTAATCCGGCTGCCGTTCCATCCAAGGCCCGAGGCGGGCGCGAGTCTAGGACGTGACGCGAACCAAGACCAAACAGGGGGACCTTCGATCATGAGTTTTGTCGATCTCGACCTTTCGAATCCGGATTGTTTCGACGGCGGCTTCCCCCACGAGTTCTTCCGCGCGCTGCGCCGCGAAGATCCGGTGCACTGGAACGACACCCGCCACGAGGTCGAACGTAACGGCCGCGGCTTCTGGAACATCACCAAGTACGAAGACGTCAAAATGATGTCGCGCAATCCCCTGCTGTTCTCGTCATGGGAGGGCGGCACCAACATCTTCGAGCTCTCCGGCGATGATCTGCACGGGTCGCGCTCGATGATGCTCAACATGGACCCGCCCCAGCACGTCAAGTACCGCCGGCTGGTGGCCCACAACTTCACGCCGCGCATGATCGACCGGCTCGAGTCCCACATCCGCGACCTCGCGCGCGAGATCATCGACAACATCGCCGAGCGCGGAAGCTGCGACTTCATCATGGACGTTGCTGCCCAGCTGCCGATGAAGACGATCATGGAAATCGTCGGCGTACCCGAAGAAGACCAGCAGCGCCTGTTCGACGTGACCAACAAGCTCGTCGGGTTCGACGATCCGGAGTACCAGGGATCCTTCGACGAAGGCCGCATGGCGGCCGCCGAAGTCGCAATGTACGGGCAGAAGCTGGCCGACCTGGTGTCGGAATGCCCGATGGACAACCTCGCGAGCGCGCTCTACCACGGCAAGGTCGACGGCCAGTCGCTCGACCCGCTGCAGTACAACTACTTCTTCCTGATGCTGATGGTTGCGGGCAACGAAACCACCCGGACGATGACCGCGCACGGCATGCGCCTGCTGATGGAGCATCCCGATCAGCGCCGCAAGCTCATCGAAGACCCGTCGCTCATCCCGAATGCCGTCGAGGAGTTCCTCCGCTACAACCCGCCGGTCATGTACTTCCGGCGCACGCTGACCGATGACTTCCAGCTGCGTGGCAAGCTGCTGCGCAAAGGCGACAAGGTCGTCATGTGGTACCCGTCGGCCAATCGCGACGAGGATATCTACGCCGATCCGGATCGCTTCGACGTGACCAGGAACATCCCGGAGCACCTCGGCCTCGGCATCGGCGAGCACTACTGCCTGGGTGCAAGCTTCGCGCGCGCCCAGCTCCGCTCGATCTTCACCGAGATCCTGACGAGGCTGCCCGACATGCAGCCGGCCGGCCCCATGCGGTTCCTGCGCTCGAACTTCGTGCAGGGGATCAAGGAAATGCCGGTCCGGTACACGCCGGCCCGTCGTACTCCGGCGCCGCACGCCAGCGGTACGGTCAC
This sequence is a window from Candidatus Limnocylindrales bacterium. Protein-coding genes within it:
- the lnt gene encoding apolipoprotein N-acyltransferase, with protein sequence MARRCETSATVAWGLLTMADSSFRPPAWLPHVASVAVATVIFTLIYDPFHASALSFLALTPVVLVFADPRIPCTLRRAALCGFAFGLCASMAIVGPWMFAAAVDYFDRSGVWSFSFTLAINALYVALFYVPAFTAIRLLSITPPLVRIFGAGSVWIALEALRAADPVGNAWALLGQGLMGIPLIREAAAFGGVWLLGWIAAICGSAIGVALQPDLGTRDVLRSTRIVVAAPLLLALLGIIARYGDRSFAPLQPLRVAIVQAEIPSRDVWDPAKRMEHWDSYVSATESLVPGTVDVVVWPESAAPFLLDADASARARLVELSTKLNAAILLGAPRTQPTSTGRAALLNSVYFFSPGIPDPKTYDKRRLLPFVERAPVAAAGERETVEYTAGALPVLFDVHGWQLAPLLCFEAIYPEYSRAAVLAGAHLLVNLSNDAWFAGGAGPEQHFAMSSLATVEFRRSMVRAANGGVSGAIGPDGAEIGYTIHRQKAVRIFQIPTPPRTITMTAERGDIIAWIAGAVALLCLALSLRPARSG
- a CDS encoding TetR/AcrR family transcriptional regulator; protein product: MINEALDTADARTTRERILDAAEQVFAEKGLGAAPVRDIAARVGLNPASLYNHFAGKEELYEAVLDRGLTPVLKMLSDLLVGERTRDDDDQAIDQVVRHFAQSPNLAKLIHYETLAGGERIARIAGRWFEPVYQRGIDVLRASRAAELWPEHELPLLLLGFQNLIVGYFAMAPLVHQVFGVDPVSEEGLSRQMAFLHKVSHLLIPPREG
- a CDS encoding cytochrome P450, with the translated sequence MSFVDLDLSNPDCFDGGFPHEFFRALRREDPVHWNDTRHEVERNGRGFWNITKYEDVKMMSRNPLLFSSWEGGTNIFELSGDDLHGSRSMMLNMDPPQHVKYRRLVAHNFTPRMIDRLESHIRDLAREIIDNIAERGSCDFIMDVAAQLPMKTIMEIVGVPEEDQQRLFDVTNKLVGFDDPEYQGSFDEGRMAAAEVAMYGQKLADLVSECPMDNLASALYHGKVDGQSLDPLQYNYFFLMLMVAGNETTRTMTAHGMRLLMEHPDQRRKLIEDPSLIPNAVEEFLRYNPPVMYFRRTLTDDFQLRGKLLRKGDKVVMWYPSANRDEDIYADPDRFDVTRNIPEHLGLGIGEHYCLGASFARAQLRSIFTEILTRLPDMQPAGPMRFLRSNFVQGIKEMPVRYTPARRTPAPHASGTVTSELFAMPETNGAAAADVAAPSGCPFHTGPSGQVPA